Proteins found in one Labrus bergylta chromosome 8, fLabBer1.1, whole genome shotgun sequence genomic segment:
- the scnm1 gene encoding sodium channel modifier 1, with protein sequence MSFKREGDDKSQLNILKKRRVADLLSHFIPEDEGALLKNGRYTCLVCSYRPVFDTVDMLTVHRKGKRHLEGLKSFYGKKARLKNEITKRQHENYVQAEDERQEPSSSAPLLAQTRRLTHHALLKTVPYSSCHRTTSTKSEKGHQSVNTASDPEGERGEPESSDCLSQRGSSERSAEETKASVAAGTQEEQPLTAERRKELEHYLKLKSDGWLRDRSGQWVKDENVEFDSDDEEPPSLPSLPTNH encoded by the exons ATGTCATTTAAACGGGAAGGGGACGACAAGAGTCAGCTAAACATCCTGAAG AAACGTCGTGTGGCCGATCTGCTGTCACATTTTATACCAGAAGATGAAGGAGCTCTTCTGAAGAATGGAAG GTACACTTGTCTCGTGTGCTCCTACCGCCCAGTGTTTGATACTGTTGATATGCTCACCGTCCACCGGAAGGGGAAACGGCATCTAGAAG GACTAAAGTCATTTTATGGAAAGAAAGCGCGTTTGAAGAATGAAATAACGAAAAGGCAACATGAGAACTACGTCCAGGCCGAAGACGAGAGACAG GAGCCGTCCTCTTCAGCCCCTTTACTGGCACAAACACGAAGGCTGACACATCATGCATTACTGAAGACTGTACCGTACAGCAGCTGCCATAGGACGACCAG cacaaaatctgaaaaaggaCATCAGAGTGTCAACACAGCGTCTGATCCAGAAGGAGAGCGCGGGGAACCTGAAAGTTCAGACTGTTTATCACAGAGAGGTTCTAGTGAGCGCTCTGCAG AAGAGACGAAAGCTTCTGTGGCTGCAGGGACTCAGGAGGAGCAGCCTTTaacagctgagaggaggaaagagcTGGAGCATTACCTCAAACTGAAAAG TGATGGATGGTTACGAGACCGGAGCGGCCAGTGGGTTAAAGACGAGAATGTGGAGTTTGATTCAGACGACGAGGAGCCTCCTTCGCTGCCCTCCCTTCCTACAAATCACTGA